A segment of the Chitinivorax sp. B genome:
TTTTCCGGGGTGATTTGTTGCGTTCTATGGGTTGATTGTTGTTTTTTTCCATACAAAATACACAAATAATTGCGTAGTAGATAGGTCATGCGAACACCATAATTTGTTGTAAAGGCGCATTGATTCTATATTCAGGAAATTCTGATAGTCAAATACGTCAATGCGCATGTGCTTTTGCCTCGCTTTTGTTCGCATAATGTGCATTATGTAAAATCAAGTTATTGGTCAAAACAACTTGTCGCCGTATTTCGCGCCTTCTTCTTCAGTTCCCCAATCCAGTCTATTAAACCCCATTACTAATGGACTTTTTTAACCGACGATTCTAATCCACTTTAATATCTTCATACCGGCCTGATGTGGCTTCATATCAGGCTTTCCACGTTATTCGAAGTTCGTCGTTATGGGTCATTCTCGCTTTGCGCCAGTCGCCGGTTTTGGTCATGTCCGTGAGTCCTACAATGTTGCTTTATCCCTCAGCACTGTCTCATCAGAAGAAGTTGCCAAGCTCTGCAAGGTGCCGCTACAGACCGCGCAGCGCTGGCGAACTGGCGAGGAACACATGCCGTATGCAGCCTTTGCGTTGGTCGAGCTGGCTTACCATGGCCGCTTTATCGATAACTTCGGCAAACTGGCTGGTTGGCATTTCGACATCGCTGCGCAAAAGGTGTTTCCGCCCGGTGAAAACCATGGTTTCGATGCACAAGACATTAATGCATTACGCTCAATACGCACGCAGCTAAAAATGTTCGATCTTGAAGCCAAACAGGCCAGAAATCAGATTGCTGCCTTGCAAGAAGACCTGACCACATTGCGCAAACAACGCGATTTCTACAAGCGGCAATGCGTACTGGAAGCCAAGCATGGCCTGTACCTGCTAAACCTATTGGGCATTAAGGATTAATCCGGTAGATAAAGTGCTTGCGCTACCATAAAAGTTACGGCTTGACTACTGTTCATGCTACAAACGGTAACCCCACCTGCCAGCACAAAGCCTTCTGCCAATTTCTCGTTCACCTTTTGTGCCAAACGATCAAAGCCGTTATAACCAGTCACATCAGGCGAATGAAGTTCACGAAAAATGATGTAATCTCGCATGCTAACTCATTTAAACGGGTTGTATTCTTCCGCCTCAGTGTCACTGGCTTTGCTCAAACGCATGGTGCCGGCCACCAAACCAATCACAAACGAGATAGCACAAGCCTTTACTACAAAGATTGCGGAGATTGCCCCCAGCTTTTCCAGCTGATTGGCATCTGACCACACCATATACAAAAATACATTAGCCAGTATCAATACCACAATAAACCTAGCCGACATCGAGACTTCACCCCAAAAAGGCTTGATGCTGCTAGGTTATACACCATTCGTCAAATAGTTACGCCCAGTCAGAAGTTACTAGGCTGCTGCCTGAACTGTCGTAATCAACCGCCCTCTTACTACCCGATAACGATGGCTGGTAATCACTTCGCAAACTTTGATTGTTAACCACAACGGCGACAATACCGCCATAGTCAGCAGTTCTTTCCAGTGGTATTGCTTCTGATAGCGCCCGACCAGATGCCAAGCTGGCAAGGTGCAATGCAAGCCCGGCCCAGTACTGGGATTGAACACTTGTTTGGTGTCATAGGCGTGATAGACATCACTGCCCCGGAACACCCAGCGATCGGCAACCGGACTATCGTGACTCGTGCCGTATTTAACAGTGGCCACGTGGATACGCGGCATGTTGAGCTTGAAGCCGAACAGCTTGGCCAGATTGCCAATCAGTGGCATCTTCAGGCGATCCAGACGCCGACAGATCACGGTGTATTCACAGAGTGCAGTTCTGACCTGTTTATCGATCAACCCCAAATCTTGCACGATCAGCATCATATCCCAACCCAGCTTGCGACTATGCAGGCACCAGTTGATCAGGTCTTGCCGGGTTTTGTCTTGCCAATCGCGGGTATTCAGCCACATCGCGCATTCATCCAGCACGATCAGCCCATTCTTGG
Coding sequences within it:
- a CDS encoding DUF1737 domain-containing protein; this encodes MRDYIIFRELHSPDVTGYNGFDRLAQKVNEKLAEGFVLAGGVTVCSMNSSQAVTFMVAQALYLPD
- a CDS encoding zonular occludens toxin domain-containing protein — translated: MAVYIVTGKLGGGKSLSCVRQIKEYLGRGAPVATNLDIFMDKMARPQSRAYVTRLPDHPTAVDLEALGNGNPSYDESKNGLIVLDECAMWLNTRDWQDKTRQDLINWCLHSRKLGWDMMLIVQDLGLIDKQVRTALCEYTVICRRLDRLKMPLIGNLAKLFGFKLNMPRIHVATVKYGTSHDSPVADRWVFRGSDVYHAYDTKQVFNPSTGPGLHCTLPAWHLVGRYQKQYHWKELLTMAVLSPLWLTIKVCEVITSHRYRVVRGRLITTVQAAA